In Rhodococcus sp. 4CII, the DNA window TTCCGTCATTGTCTGCAGTCCGTATCCAGTCGAATGTCCGGGGATGTCCTCGCGCGGTGAGGTCAAGCCTCGGCCGTCGTCGGAGATGCTGGCGCGTAGGCGCTGGTCACGGACACCGATCCGTATCTCCACCTTGCCCGCCTCGGCGTGTTTGACCACGTTGTGGATCGCCTCGGCGACGATCCTGTACACGTCCTCTGCCATCTCACCTTCGATTCCGTCGAGCCCCTGACCCATGAAGAGGCGGAACCGAAGACCGGTCCGATTCGTGGTGCTGTCGACTAGTGCGCGCACTGCCTCTTCCAGCCCGCCCACCTGTGTGGTCGACAGTGGCCGCAGTTCGTGCACCATGGCCTGCAGGTCCGCGAGGACGGTGCGCGAGAGCAGTCCGACCTCGTCGGCGATACGTTGGACAGCGTCCGCAGGGAGCGACGTGCTGCGCTGCGCAAGCACCTCCATCGACTTGGCCTGCATGGAGATGGAAAAAACTTGCTGGACGATGGAATCGTGTAGGTCGCGCGCCAGGCGTTGGCGTTCTTGGCGGCGGACGACGTCGCGTTCGCGATGCATCAGCGCGGCATAATCGATGGCGACCGCCGCCTGCTCTGCCATCGCGGTCAGGAACTCGAGGGTTCGGGTGCTCACGATCTGCCCCGGGGCGAAGAAGGCGTTGAGCACCCCCGCGGCCCGGCCGCGGATTATCAGGGGCACGCTTGCGAACGAGTCCCAGTGCAGTTCGCCGAGGTACTCGCGGAGCGGTTCCCACGCAGGGTCGGTCTGAATGGTCTCCCAGCGGTGCGCGACCACCTTCGGTTCGCTGTCTGTCAGCGCATCGAGCATCAGCAGGGAGGCACCGCGCTCC includes these proteins:
- a CDS encoding ATP-binding protein, producing the protein MVGARESDGSMTLLPFAWAGLPEAAPDGLAVVDSAGRFVRINRAGARLFGRTETALIGTLSPFLFTPEVAPEPVGLFDDGPSEQVTPWALDEGPQREFAYRVQQAPGDPRLAVVTFRDVTEERRRQRRIVAVARSAAKLASQGSLSATLDALAREVLQTDALAGVQILTVDESGQGLRIMGSAGFQHWPDFFDRLLECRERGASLLMLDALTDSEPKVVAHRWETIQTDPAWEPLREYLGELHWDSFASVPLIIRGRAAGVLNAFFAPGQIVSTRTLEFLTAMAEQAAVAIDYAALMHRERDVVRRQERQRLARDLHDSIVQQVFSISMQAKSMEVLAQRSTSLPADAVQRIADEVGLLSRTVLADLQAMVHELRPLSTTQVGGLEEAVRALVDSTTNRTGLRFRLFMGQGLDGIEGEMAEDVYRIVAEAIHNVVKHAEAGKVEIRIGVRDQRLRASISDDGRGLTSPREDIPGHSTGYGLQTMTERAERWGGTVTVKPRKRSGTIVQVSVPLTAGLPRAGASVEITGTWTPPADTKGQAS